gggggggggggggtctggccaGGCCGGGCTTCCATGGTCCATGGTCCTGGGGATGGGGAGATCAGAGGAGACGGGCGAGGAGGTGAGTACGCACCTttgggggcggagggggtgggAACACGCAGGACGGAAGACCCTTACTGCACATCTTAGGATGCGCGAGGAACCGCGGGGAACAGTCGGGACTCAACTTTGGGGCTCAGGAGAAGTTAGGAGAGGACGACGaagagaaagacggagagaggGACCCACGCACGCAGAGCCTGGCATCCCGCAGGGGCCAGGGCGCCCCACGGCAGGAAGGCTCGCGCGCCTCTGAGTCTCTTggcctctttgagcctcagtctcctcctgcCCAAGGAGAGGGTTTGGCCTGAGTGGCTTAAGGTCCCTCTGGCCCccgccgcgcgcgcgcgcgcgcgcgcgcgcgtgtgtgtgtgtgtgtgcgcgcgcgcttcTGTAATGACAGTCCTTCTTGCGGCGGGTGGCACCGGTGGGTTTGCCGAGGTTGCGCGGGGTTACACTCGGTTCAACAAGTGTTTACGGAACGTGTGCCTGGCGCTGTGCTCCGTGCCTCCGTCGTTCATGCACGCATGCGCGGAATGTCTCGGTGGCTCATTCATTCCTCACCCACTCAGTCCTGGGCCTTGGCGGGAGGGGGTAGGTTCATAGGCGGGGTGGGGTGTGACACGTTGTTAAGGGACACTCAGATGTGCATATTTGACAACTGTGAGATGAAACTGAAGTAGGGAGGGgacagtgcacacacacatatatgcataaatgATGTGCTGCTTTTATGGGAAGGGTCCCGgagtgactctctctctctctctctctctctctctctctctgtctctccctcctgtatctcctcccctccatccctctctttcctcacctctgtctctgtcttgcatCCTGCCCCCAGACTCTCTCTCTCGGGATCTCTCCAcggctctctcccctcctccctcctgtccctgcTCTGGGAGGAGCTGACAGTTACTAGCCAGCTGATCCCtgacccccaccctcaccctcagaCCTGAGACCTGGGTCAGTCTCTCTCCTCTGGACCCTCCTGCCCACACACCAAGAATCTCTGACGGGACATTTTCACAGACCAGGGGTATAAGGGAAGACCCTGGGACAGGGCTCTCAGTCCCAAAGAGACAGCCCCGTGGGACATCCGGGGTCCAAGGCGGCTGGGCTCagacacagggaaagaaaaggctggttcctgagggcagggagagcATCTCCTGGGTGCCAGGGTAGGGAGGTTTCCTGACGCCTCCCTggggctctctccctctcgcctCCCCCCCCAGTACGATGAGCTGCCTCACTACCCAGGCATCGTGGACAGCACTGCAACCCTGGCTGGCTTCTCGGAGGCAGTGGCCGCGGCACCGAGAGCCCCTGGGCCCTATGGTCCACACCggcctccccaaccccagcccccgGGCTTGGACAGTGATGGCCTGAGGAGGGAGAAGGACGAGATCTATGGGTGAGCGGGGACAGCTCTCGGGATGCGGGCCCCCTCTTCCGTGTCTCTGACTCTCTCGCGCTGTCTTGatctctccatctcttcccctGGGTCTCCTGTCCTTCTCCCAGGTGCTCCATCCTCCGCAGGCCCCTGGCCTCCCCTCATGAgccttctctcctgcttcccctAGACACCCGCTCTTCCCGCTGCTGGCCCTGGTCTTTGAGAAATGTGAATTGGCCACGTGCTCGCCCCGAgacggggctggggctgggctgggcacacCTCCAGGTGGTGACGTCTGCTCCTCTGACTCCTTCAACGAGGACATCGCTGCCTTTGCTAAGCAGGTAGGCACCCCCGTCTGCTCTGAGCCAGGAGAGCCAGTGAGGAGAGGAGGGCTGGAGACAGGACGCGccctctctggcttctctcttccttccaggtCCGCTCCGAGAGGCCCCTCTTCTCCTCCAACCCGGAGCTGGACAATCTGGTGAGATCTGGGCCCTCCCCAACGCTCCCTCCTCTGCAGGGGTCTCCTGTCCCGCCCTCCACAGCCCTGGGGTTCCTTGTGGGAGTGGAGAGGAGATCACCTGATCCCCTTTCTCGAATAGTGATCGTTGTTGCCTGTTTGCAATGACTATAGCCAAGAGTTTGAGAACGGGGACCGatggcctgggttcaagtccaagctctgccactcactagttCTGTGAACCAGGGCAAGTAGCTGCGtctccttgtgcctcagtttcctagcTAGTGGCAATTTCTATCTtgtagggctgttgtgaggatatAATGAGCTAAAAAGAGTCAAGCACTTAGATCGGTGCCTGGCACCGAACAGAGACTCAATAGGCATTGGCTGTTCTAGCAGTCAGGACGAGAGCCTGCCCCAaaatgagggcagggacttggctgcgaaggggagaggagagaggagagaaaggagagggagagggaaggagaaataccctggcctctctcttccttttgatttccaGCTCCCACCGGGGTTTCCTATTGGCCGAACCGTTtggcaaaggagtctgggaaatgtagttcgcAGGCAAAGGGTGGGAAGTGGAGCAGGGGACAAGATGGGGTATTTCCATTATAGCCTACgttccttctctcctcttgtgATGGAtcctttcctgtctctgcccctcttgcttCTCTTCGTCTCTGACTCTCTAACATTCCATCTTCCCGTaattctgggtctctgtctgtgttgctctctgcccctgtggttctgtctctctctgtctccctgtcctctgtctctgtcattcTATCTCATTCTTCCCGTTCCtccatctccttttctctcctttctcctcctcctcctcctccttctctcatccttctccctccttctctctctttcttcccccgctccttccctccctctcccccctccccgtcccttcctgtctccttctgcAGATGATACAGGCCATTCAGGTGCTCCGGTTCCACCTCCTGGAGCTGGAGAAGGTGAGTGCTTCCCACTCCCCTCACACCCTCGCTTGTCCCCCCCACATCCCTGCTCTTCTCgccccctccatccctccttcagGCTCTCTGCCCACTGGAGTTGGAGCCGAATGCTGCCCCCGTCCCTGTacaccccagccctggcccccggGTGGCCCCCCCAGTACCCCGGTGCCCCCCCAGGTCCACGACCTGTGCGACAACTTCTGTCACCGCTACATCACCTGCCTCAAGGGAAAGATGCCCATCGACTTGGTCATCGAGGATCGGGATGGCGGCTGCAGGGAAGATCTCGAGGACTACCCggcctcctgccccagcctcccagaTCAGGTGGGCCGGGGATGGGGCACCAGGCGTCACCCCGCGACCAAAGCCGTGAGCAGGCACAGCTGGGCCACAGCGTGGGGGCGTGCACCCCACCCAGACTCAGCCACAGTCAGACACGCGGGACCACAGGGCTCGTGCCTCCCGGCGCGGCGGCTACACAGACCGGGACCCGGCCGGACGACGgtgcatgcgcgcgcacacacgcacaggcacacactCGCGCCAACAGACCACCCGTAGACTCGGCTACACCCACACACCCTACGGACACCCGCGACGGTGATGCCACATGATACCTGCACCCGGCCACAGCACAATGACACAGACGGGCCCCGAGGACCCTCTGCCCCACAACTC
The sequence above is a segment of the Leopardus geoffroyi isolate Oge1 chromosome E2, O.geoffroyi_Oge1_pat1.0, whole genome shotgun sequence genome. Coding sequences within it:
- the MEIS3 gene encoding homeobox protein Meis3 isoform X1, whose product is MARRYDELPHYPGIVDSTATLAGFSEAVAAAPRAPGPYGPHRPPQPQPPGLDSDGLRREKDEIYGHPLFPLLALVFEKCELATCSPRDGAGAGLGTPPGGDVCSSDSFNEDIAAFAKQVRSERPLFSSNPELDNLMIQAIQVLRFHLLELEKVSASHSPHTLACPPHIPALLAPSIPPSGSLPTGVGAECCPRPCTPQPWPPGGPPSTPVPPQVHDLCDNFCHRYITCLKGKMPIDLVIEDRDGGCREDLEDYPASCPSLPDQNNTWIRDHEDSGSVHLGTPGPSSGGLASQSGDNSSDQGDGLDTSMASPSSGGEDEELDQERRHNKKRGIFPKVATNIMRAWLFQHLSHPYPSEEQKKQLAQDTGLTILQVNNWFINARRRIVQPMIDQSNRTGQSAAFSPEGQPLGSYTEAQPHMTVRPPGPMGMSLNLEGEWHYL
- the MEIS3 gene encoding homeobox protein Meis3 isoform X2 — protein: MARRYDELPHYPGIVDSTATLAGFSEAVAAAPRAPGPYGPHRPPQPQPPGLDSDGLRREKDEIYGHPLFPLLALVFEKCELATCSPRDGAGAGLGTPPGGDVCSSDSFNEDIAAFAKQVRSERPLFSSNPELDNLMIQAIQVLRFHLLELEKVHDLCDNFCHRYITCLKGKMPIDLVIEDRDGGCREDLEDYPASCPSLPDQNNTWIRDHEDSGSVHLGTPGPSSGGLASQSGDNSSDQGDGLDTSMASPSSGGEDEELDQERRHNKKRGIFPKVATNIMRAWLFQHLSHPYPSEEQKKQLAQDTGLTILQVNNWFINARRRIVQPMIDQSNRTGQSAAFSPEGQPLGSYTEAQPHMTVRPPGPMGMSLNLEGEWHYL
- the MEIS3 gene encoding homeobox protein Meis3 isoform X3, which encodes MARRYDELPHYPGIVDSTATLAGFSEAVAAAPRAPGPYGPHRPPQPQPPGLDSDGLRREKDEIYGHPLFPLLALVFEKCELATCSPRDGAGAGLGTPPGGDVCSSDSFNEDIAAFAKQVRSERPLFSSNPELDNLMIQAIQVLRFHLLELEKGKMPIDLVIEDRDGGCREDLEDYPASCPSLPDQNNTWIRDHEDSGSVHLGTPGPSSGGLASQSGDNSSDQGDGLDTSMASPSSGGEDEELDQERRHNKKRGIFPKVATNIMRAWLFQHLSHPYPSEEQKKQLAQDTGLTILQVNNWFINARRRIVQPMIDQSNRTGQSAAFSPEGQPLGSYTEAQPHMTVRPPGPMGMSLNLEGEWHYL